The Mytilus galloprovincialis chromosome 7, xbMytGall1.hap1.1, whole genome shotgun sequence genome has a window encoding:
- the LOC143083924 gene encoding isochorismatase domain-containing protein 2-like — MARRLGKINLKNTALFLCDMQEKFRGNIVYYPQIISVANRMLQGAKVLEMPIVVTEQYPKGLGPTVSEIDVSQEKVFPKTSFSMLVPGVVDHLKTLPDVKSIVLCGIENHVCIQNTVLDLLEENFDVHIIADACSSRSMTDRVFAFQRMREAGAYITTSECMLLGLCGDAAHPKFRPVQKLITESAPDTGLLNTTIKGETAL; from the exons ATGGCAAGGAGACTGGGAAAGATTAATTTGAAGAATACGGCGTTATTCTTGTGTGACATGCAAGAAAAATTCAGGGGGAACATTGTATATTACCCACAAATAATCTCTGTAGCTAACAGGATGCTGCAAGGCGCTAAAGTTCTGGAAATGCCGATTGTTGTCACTGAACAATACCCTAAAG GTCTAGGTCCAACAGTTTCTGAAATAGACGTTAGCCAGGAGAAAGTATTCCCAAAGACTTCTTTTTCTATGTTAGTTCCCGGTGTTGTAGACCACCTAAAAACTTTGCCAG ATGTCAAGTCAATAGTATTGTGTGGAATAGAAAATCATGTATGTATACAGAACACAGTATTGGATTTATTAGAGGAAAACTTTGATGTACATATTATAGCTGATGCTTGTTCATCAAGATCTATGACAGATAG aGTGTTTGCCTTCCAGAGGATGAGGGAAGCAGGAGCTTATATAACCACCAGTGAGTGCATGCTGCTTGGACTGTGTGGTGATGCAGCACATCCAAAGTTTAGACCAGTACAGAAACTAATTACAGAATCAGCACCAGACACAGGCTTACTGAACACAACGATAAAAGGAGAAACAGCTCTCTGA
- the LOC143083923 gene encoding GDH/6PGL endoplasmic bifunctional protein-like yields the protein MKTYFMCMIVLFGITETVNIIRHHTDVVLVGAQGDLSRKYLWNSFFRLYLKYSSTNSTFRFFSCGRIQSKEGQKITNEILQDRIKCDKNDVNCVAKRQTFINVVKYLPVKTNQDFEDLGKELDSSKKDGVSTGRILYLAIPPSAYVDTSYKLYNCCYHANQNSWTRLVLEKPFGSDQASSQKMATDIYKYYVEEDIFRVDHYLGKSVVKEILPFRLANIEKLEYLLNNKHVERIEIAMKETIGVKGRIDFYDQYGVVRDVMQNHLTELLALITMDLPIDINDQKAVEQKRLELLGSVEKVESKKILLGQYSQYIHQAAEEKDNTSQSMKTPTYASALLKICSSRWHNVPIVMVAGKHLDERSSFIRVLFKNDRFCVSGCNKLNGSNYDNIRQIIFQINPNELPSPGILISKSLFKPYLPAALKELAISTGHTGLYGQSINDFHFYIPIEDRDAYTAVIDDLYLGIKTGFVSTGRLSKLWHIWSRAIEETALVEPRKYLEGGDQSLNFFIASDKLQFIRPAIVVEDLDADLKQMKYNSIPGTYLGQPLIVIEESNLLQALANHIHSLVWQTIQSKQSFHLAVSGGKTPGKLFKLLSQMQLPWQYIHLWLVDERCVSLADEDSNFNLLHSELIKHVDIPYLNIHPMPVDNLGQICNDADQSDQAYEDSLNYFSKFKLNYVLLGLGNDGHTASLMPNSDSLKEKHKFVTFTKTQNLKSKRLTMTYNLINNAQHISVLVTGSHKNNIVMELLESKNHLKYPILGIQPIKGNMTFYIDFHAWLPKIVDIYS from the exons ATGAAGACCTATTTTATGTGTATGATAGTATTGTTTGGTATAACAGAAACAGTAAATATCATACGACATCATACAGATGTTGTCCTCGTTGGGGCTCAAGGTGACCTCTCCAGGAAATATCTATGGAATTCTTTCTTCAGGCTTTATTTGAAATACTCATCAACAAACTCTACATTTCGATTCTTTAGTTGCGGCAGAATCCAATCCAAAGAGGGTCAAAAGATcacaaatgaaattttacaagacagaataaaatgtgacaaaaatgaTGTAAATTGCGTCGCTAAGAGACAGACTTTTATAAACGTTGTCAAGTATCTTCCTGTTAAAACAAACCAGGATTTTGAAGATCTTGGGAAAGAACTAGATTCATCGAAAAAAGATGGTGTGTCCACCGGGAGAATTCTATATTTAGCTATACCACCAAGTGCATATGTGGACACATCATATAAACTTTATAATTGCTGTTATCATGCTAACCAAAACAGCTGGACAAGATTAGTTTTGGAGAAGCCTTTTGGAAGTGACCAAGCATCCTCCCAGAAAATGGCCACAGATATCTATAAGTATTATGTTGAAGAAGATATATTTAGAGTCGACCATTACCTGGGGAAGTCTGTGGTGAAAGAAATATTACCATTTAG ATTGGCAAATATTGAGAAGTTGGAATACCTCCTGAACAATAAACATGTAGAAAGAATAGAAATAGCCATGAAAGAAACAATTGGAGTCAAAG GTCGAATAGATTTTTATGACCAGTATGGTGTTGTACGGGATGTGATGCAAAATCACCTTACAGAGTTACTGGCCTTAATAACCATGGACCTTCCAATAGATATAAATGATCAAAAAGCTGTGGAACAAAAAAGATTAGAATTATTGGGAAGTGTGGAAAAAGTAGAAAGTAAAAAAATTCTTCTTGGACAATATTCACAGTATATTCATCAAGCAGCTGAAGAAAAAGACAACACATCTCAGTCAATGAAAACGCCAACATACGCTAGCGCTCTTTTAAAAATTTGTAGCTCAAGATGGCACAATGTTCCCATTGTTATGGTGGCAGGTAAACACTTGGATGAAAGATCAAGTTTTATTcgagttttgtttaaaaatgataGATTTTGTGTTTCTGGCTGCAACAAGTTGAATGGTTCTAATTATGACAATATTCGGCAAATTATCTTTCAAATTAATCCGAACGAATTGCCATCTCCAGGCATTTTGATTTCAAAGAGTTTGTTTAAGCCGTACCTGCCTGCTGCGTTAAAAGAACTGGCTATTTCGACCGGTCATACTGGTTTGTACGGACAGAGTATTAATGATTTTCATTTCTATATTCCGATCGAAGACCGAGATGCATACACAGCTGTAATTGATGATTTATATCTCGGTATTAAAACAGGCTTTGTGAGTACTGGAAGATTATCCAAACTTTGGCATATCTGGTCCCGGGCTATAGAAGAAACAGCATTAGTTGAACCAAGAAAGTACTTAGAAGGTGGAGACCAGTCATTAAACTTTTTTATTGCTTCTGACAAGCTTCAGTTTATTAGACCTGCTATTGTAGTAGAAGATCTTGATGCAGACTTGAAGCAGATGAAATACAACAGCATTCCAGGGACCTATTTAGGTCAGCCTCTTATTGTTATAGAAGAGTCTAACCTACTTCAGGCCTTAGCCAATCATATTCATTCATTAGTTTGGCAGACGattcaaagtaaacaaagtttTCATCTTGCTGTTTCTGGAGGGAAAACACCAGGAAAATTATTCAAACTTCTGTCACAAATGCAGTTGCCATGGCAATATATTCATCTATGGCTGGTAGATGAGAGATGTGTTTCGTTAGCAGATGAAGATTCAAATTTTAACCTGTTGCACTCTGAACTCATTAAACATGTTGACATACCATACCTTAATATACACCCTATGCCGGTAGACAATCTAGGTCAAATTTGTAACGATGCTGATCAAAGTGATCAAGCCTATGAAGACAgtctaaattatttttcaaagtttaaattaaattatgtttTACTAGGATTAGGAAATGACGGCCATACAGCATCTTTAATGCCTAATTCAGATTCGCtgaaagaaaaacataaatttgTCACATTTACGAAAacacaaaatttgaaatcaaagcGATTGACAATGACATATAATTTGATTAACAATGCACAGCACATATCAGTATTAGTAACAGGATCTCATAAAAATAACATAGTCATGGAATTATTAGAGagcaaaaatcatttaaaatatccCATACTGGGAATCCAACCCATCAAAGGTAACATGACATTCTATATAGATTTTCATGCTTGGTTACCaaaaattgttgatatttatagtTAA